A window from Corynebacterium accolens encodes these proteins:
- the murD gene encoding UDP-N-acetylmuramoyl-L-alanine--D-glutamate ligase: protein MAELPPFLRGRVLVAGAGVSGRGCVAMLARLGVDTTVADSNAAALAALAEEFGVATVSTDDPAPGEYDLVVTSPGWRPNSALLDSFQAAGVEVIGDVELAYRLDRAEVFGPQRTWLVVTGTNGKTTTTGMLTKIMQADTARSGLRAQAVGNIGVSLFDALTASPRVDVLCAELSSFQLHWSSELRPDVGVLLNVAEDHLDWHGSFDAYARAKAKALHGTRAVVGKDDAAAGCYAEGIDGVYGFTAGEPATGEVGVSAGRLVSRLDGEDAIDLAPAEGIEPAGLAGVLDAAAAASVARLAGASPAAIQEGLAAYAVAGHRGAVVHEHGGISYIDNSKATNPHAADAALEGFDSVVWVAGGQLKGADVDELIATHAARLKAAVLVGIDKSIIAEALARRAPQTPVELIEDTDPQVAMDAAVRTAVQHAEAGDTVLLAPAAASLDMYTGMAQRGDLFAAAARDIARAH from the coding sequence ATGGCTGAGCTACCACCTTTTCTGCGCGGGCGCGTCCTCGTCGCAGGAGCCGGCGTCTCTGGCCGCGGGTGCGTGGCGATGCTCGCGCGCCTCGGCGTGGATACCACCGTCGCCGATTCCAACGCCGCGGCCCTAGCGGCCCTGGCGGAAGAGTTCGGCGTGGCGACGGTTTCGACAGACGACCCAGCACCGGGCGAGTATGACCTGGTGGTGACCTCGCCGGGGTGGCGGCCCAATTCCGCCCTCTTAGATTCCTTCCAGGCCGCCGGCGTGGAGGTCATCGGCGATGTCGAGCTGGCCTATCGCCTCGACCGCGCCGAGGTCTTCGGCCCGCAGCGGACTTGGCTGGTTGTCACCGGCACGAACGGTAAGACCACCACCACGGGAATGCTGACCAAAATCATGCAGGCCGATACCGCTCGCAGCGGTCTGCGCGCGCAAGCCGTGGGCAATATTGGCGTCTCGCTATTTGATGCCCTGACCGCCTCCCCGCGGGTCGACGTCCTGTGCGCCGAACTCTCGTCCTTCCAATTGCACTGGTCCAGCGAGCTTCGCCCCGATGTAGGCGTGCTGCTCAACGTGGCCGAAGACCACCTGGATTGGCACGGTTCCTTTGACGCTTATGCCCGCGCCAAGGCCAAGGCCCTGCACGGCACGCGCGCCGTGGTGGGCAAGGACGATGCCGCGGCGGGCTGCTACGCTGAGGGAATCGACGGCGTGTATGGCTTTACCGCCGGCGAGCCGGCCACTGGTGAGGTAGGGGTGAGCGCCGGGCGCTTGGTCTCCAGGCTGGACGGGGAGGACGCCATAGATCTCGCCCCCGCCGAGGGCATCGAGCCGGCGGGCCTTGCGGGAGTCCTCGACGCGGCGGCGGCCGCGAGCGTGGCCCGCTTGGCAGGTGCCAGCCCCGCCGCCATACAGGAAGGCCTAGCCGCCTACGCGGTGGCCGGTCACCGCGGCGCCGTGGTGCACGAGCACGGCGGGATTTCCTATATCGATAACTCCAAGGCCACCAACCCGCACGCGGCCGATGCCGCTCTAGAAGGCTTCGATTCGGTGGTCTGGGTCGCCGGCGGCCAGCTCAAGGGAGCGGACGTGGATGAGCTCATCGCCACCCACGCCGCGCGGTTGAAGGCGGCGGTGCTGGTGGGCATCGACAAGAGCATCATCGCCGAAGCCTTGGCCCGCCGCGCCCCGCAAACCCCGGTTGAGCTCATCGAGGATACCGACCCACAGGTGGCGATGGACGCTGCAGTGCGCACCGCCGTGCAACACGCCGAAGCGGGCGATACCGTCCTCTTGGCACCGGCTGCGGCATCGTTGGATATGTACACCGGAATGGCCCAACGCGGCGACCTTTTTGCCGCGGCGGCGCGGGATATCGCCCGCGCGCATTAG
- a CDS encoding FtsW/RodA/SpoVE family cell cycle protein, whose translation MTATSPQRPRAKSMRERIRDVREQARQQAGLDYQLLRLIIFSLIGIGVVMVFSSSMATSLTEDGGVWNQALRQTAMVIIGLGAFWLGLKVSPHTLRKFIPWLLALSILLLIAVLIPGIGTGREEVGSQSWIYIGPISLQPSELARITVGMFGASVLADKEHHSLKLSDPFMMYSLIAGLMFLLIVGQGDLGMALSFALVVVFTLFFAGVNRRVPIIIGILCALGLVAVFLIGGFRSHRFHTYFDALFGNISDTQGTGFQSYQGFLSLADGGFWGVGLGQSRAKWFYLPEAKNDFIFAIVGEELGLWGGALVIFLFAALGYVGLRTATRAQNQYQSLLAATLTIGVVTQAFINIAYVVGLLPVTGIQLPMISAGGTAAIITIGSMGXLCNVARHEPMQISAMQNFGRPLFDRLFFIGEPQPLTARKQKKRGRHAQPQETRPRVRDERYGRPVTGSGRRYPRAEHRPRR comes from the coding sequence ATGACGGCCACCTCCCCGCAGCGCCCCCGCGCAAAGAGCATGCGCGAGCGCATTCGTGATGTGCGCGAACAAGCCCGCCAGCAAGCCGGGCTAGATTATCAGCTGCTGCGCCTGATTATCTTCTCGCTCATTGGTATTGGCGTGGTCATGGTCTTTTCCTCGTCCATGGCTACGTCGCTGACAGAAGATGGTGGCGTGTGGAATCAGGCGCTGCGGCAAACCGCGATGGTTATTATCGGCTTGGGTGCATTCTGGCTCGGCCTCAAAGTTTCCCCGCACACGCTGCGCAAATTCATCCCGTGGCTATTGGCCCTTTCCATTTTGCTGTTGATCGCGGTGCTCATCCCCGGCATCGGTACCGGCCGCGAGGAGGTGGGCTCCCAGTCGTGGATCTACATTGGCCCGATTTCCCTGCAGCCTTCCGAGCTAGCACGCATCACGGTGGGCATGTTCGGTGCCTCGGTGCTCGCGGATAAGGAACACCATTCCCTCAAGCTCTCGGACCCGTTCATGATGTACTCGCTCATCGCGGGCCTCATGTTCCTGCTCATCGTGGGGCAGGGTGACTTGGGCATGGCCCTGTCCTTTGCCCTCGTTGTGGTCTTCACGCTCTTTTTCGCCGGCGTTAACAGGCGCGTGCCCATCATCATCGGCATCCTCTGTGCGCTGGGCCTGGTCGCTGTCTTCCTCATCGGCGGCTTCCGCTCCCACCGTTTCCACACCTATTTCGATGCCCTCTTTGGCAATATCTCCGATACCCAGGGCACGGGTTTCCAGTCTTACCAGGGCTTTCTCTCGCTTGCCGATGGCGGCTTCTGGGGCGTTGGCCTCGGCCAATCGCGTGCCAAGTGGTTCTACCTGCCAGAAGCCAAGAATGACTTCATCTTCGCCATCGTGGGTGAGGAGCTCGGCCTGTGGGGCGGCGCGCTGGTGATTTTCCTGTTTGCAGCCTTGGGCTATGTGGGGCTGCGCACCGCAACCCGCGCGCAGAACCAGTACCAATCCCTGCTGGCCGCGACGCTGACCATTGGCGTGGTGACCCAGGCGTTTATCAATATCGCCTATGTCGTCGGCTTGCTGCCGGTGACCGGTATTCAGCTGCCGATGATTTCCGCGGGTGGTACGGCCGCGATTATTACGATTGGCTCGATGGGCWTTTTGTGCAACGTGGCCCGCCACGAGCCGATGCAGATTTCTGCCATGCAGAACTTTGGGCGCCCGCTATTTGATCGCCTCTTTTTCATTGGCGAGCCGCAACCGCTGACGGCGAGGAAGCAGAAAAAGCGGGGCCGGCACGCCCAGCCGCAGGAGACCCGTCCGCGGGTGCGCGACGAGCGCTACGGCCGGCCGGTGACCGGAAGTGGGCGGAGGTATCCGCGCGCCGAGCACCGCCCGAGGCGGTAG
- the murG gene encoding undecaprenyldiphospho-muramoylpentapeptide beta-N-acetylglucosaminyltransferase has translation MNSTPFSVVLAGGGTAGHIEPALAVGEALRERYGARITALGTEKGLESDIIPARGVDLRLITPVPIPRKVSTNLAKLPVKLARSVRQARKVLKDVEADVVFGTGGYVSGPAYIAAKTLGIPFYVLETNALAGMANKLGVKLGGIGLNAHANSGMEGEVIGIPVRPSLAAAAGDKDGNTSADARTKWDLAQLPTILITGGSQGAASINGAVAGAAEDLTKDFQLLHAYGKKNDSPKPYPNYAALPYIDDMAGALAAADLVVCRSGAMTVAEVSAAGLPAIYVPLPHGNGEQALNSRELVEAGAAVQIPDAELGSDRLIEEVRAILDDPERLKSMTQAAAQSKAGDAANIIADRIATRVQDAELQAGKKDK, from the coding sequence ATGAATTCCACGCCATTTTCCGTCGTCCTTGCAGGTGGCGGCACTGCAGGACATATTGAGCCCGCCCTTGCCGTCGGTGAAGCTTTACGCGAGCGCTACGGCGCCAGGATTACCGCATTAGGGACCGAAAAGGGGCTGGAAAGCGATATTATTCCCGCCCGCGGCGTGGACCTGCGCCTAATTACGCCCGTGCCGATTCCCCGCAAGGTGAGCACCAACCTGGCCAAGTTACCCGTCAAGCTTGCGCGGTCCGTCCGCCAGGCGCGGAAGGTCTTAAAGGACGTGGAGGCCGATGTCGTCTTCGGCACCGGCGGATACGTCTCTGGGCCCGCCTATATAGCGGCGAAGACCTTAGGTATTCCGTTTTACGTCCTCGAGACCAATGCCTTGGCAGGTATGGCCAATAAGCTGGGCGTGAAGCTCGGCGGCATCGGCCTTAATGCCCACGCCAATTCCGGCATGGAGGGCGAGGTCATCGGCATCCCAGTGCGCCCCAGCCTGGCCGCGGCTGCCGGGGATAAGGACGGGAATACCTCTGCGGATGCCCGCACGAAGTGGGATTTAGCGCAGCTGCCCACCATCCTCATTACCGGCGGCTCCCAAGGAGCGGCCAGCATCAACGGCGCCGTAGCGGGCGCAGCGGAGGACCTCACTAAGGACTTCCAGCTCTTGCACGCCTATGGCAAGAAAAACGATTCGCCCAAGCCGTATCCCAACTACGCCGCTCTGCCGTATATCGACGACATGGCCGGTGCGCTCGCCGCGGCGGACCTCGTGGTGTGCCGTTCGGGCGCCATGACGGTGGCAGAGGTTTCCGCCGCGGGCCTTCCCGCCATCTACGTCCCGTTGCCACACGGCAATGGCGAGCAAGCGCTGAACTCGCGCGAATTGGTAGAAGCCGGTGCTGCGGTGCAGATTCCCGATGCCGAATTGGGCTCCGATCGCCTCATCGAAGAGGTCCGCGCCATTCTTGATGATCCAGAGCGCCTGAAATCCATGACGCAGGCCGCCGCCCAGTCTAAGGCGGGGGATGCGGCGAATATCATCGCTGACCGCATCGCCACCCGCGTGCAGGACGCAGAATTGCAGGCCGGAAAGAAGGATAAGTAA
- the murC gene encoding UDP-N-acetylmuramate--L-alanine ligase — protein sequence MTDPAQYDLSRVHLIGIGGSGMSGLARILAARGAVVTGSDVKDSTPVEVLRSMGAKVAIGHAADNLKLSGELPTTVVTSFAAIPQDNPELVAARENNIPLIRRSDLLAALMEGHTQVLLAGTHGKTSTTSMAVSAMQHAGLDPSFAIGGQLNRAGTNAHGGTGEAFVAEADESDASLLRYSPDIAVITNAEPDHLDYFHSADAYFKVFADFADLVTPDTGYLVVCAEDEHAAEIGEQALSRGINVIGYGGAEKARTXXVPLAATLTAEETTAAGMACTVQLSLPGVEESVSYQLQIPGHHMVLNSMAALIAGVLSGGDPSTIAEGLADFSGVRRRFEYRGSVDWQGGSVRVFDDYAHHPTEVAAVLRAARAKVAAEGNGGRVIACFQPHLYSRTMEFDAEFAQALALADAAVVLDIYGAREQPVEGITSRIITNKMPEEMEVIFEPDFSAAAKDVVSIAQPGDIILTIGAGSITLVAAEILDELRAH from the coding sequence ATGACCGATCCCGCACAGTACGATCTCAGCCGCGTCCACCTCATTGGCATCGGTGGTTCCGGGATGTCGGGTCTTGCCCGCATCCTCGCCGCACGCGGCGCCGTCGTTACCGGCTCCGATGTGAAGGACTCCACCCCGGTGGAGGTTTTGCGCTCGATGGGTGCCAAGGTGGCCATCGGCCACGCTGCGGACAACCTCAAGCTTTCCGGCGAGCTGCCCACCACCGTCGTCACCTCCTTCGCGGCGATTCCGCAAGATAACCCGGAGCTCGTCGCCGCGCGGGAGAATAATATTCCGCTCATTCGCCGCTCGGATCTGCTCGCCGCGCTGATGGAGGGCCACACCCAGGTGCTGCTGGCGGGCACGCACGGCAAGACCTCGACAACCTCGATGGCCGTGAGCGCCATGCAGCACGCAGGCCTGGATCCCTCCTTTGCCATCGGCGGCCAACTCAACCGCGCCGGCACCAACGCGCATGGCGGCACCGGTGAGGCCTTCGTTGCCGAGGCCGATGAGTCCGATGCCTCGCTCTTGCGCTATAGCCCCGATATCGCCGTCATCACCAACGCGGAGCCGGACCACCTTGACTATTTCCACTCCGCGGACGCCTACTTCAAGGTCTTTGCGGACTTCGCGGACCTGGTCACCCCGGATACCGGCTACCTCGTTGTGTGCGCGGAGGACGAGCACGCGGCTGAGATCGGTGAGCAGGCGCTCAGCCGCGGCATCAACGTCATCGGCTATGGCGGCGCAGAGAAGGCCCGCACCMCCYCCGTTCCGCTCGCCGCGACGCTGACCGCGGAGGAGACCACCGCCGCTGGCATGGCGTGTACCGTGCAGCTGTCCCTGCCCGGCGTGGAGGAATCCGTGAGCTACCAGCTGCAGATTCCCGGCCACCACATGGTGCTCAACTCCATGGCGGCGCTAATCGCCGGCGTGCTATCGGGCGGCGATCCCAGCACCATCGCGGAGGGCCTTGCGGATTTCAGCGGCGTGCGCCGCCGCTTTGAGTACCGGGGCAGCGTGGACTGGCAGGGCGGCAGCGTCCGTGTCTTCGACGATTATGCCCACCATCCCACCGAGGTCGCCGCGGTGCTGCGGGCCGCGCGCGCCAAGGTTGCTGCCGAAGGCAATGGCGGGCGTGTTATCGCCTGTTTCCAGCCGCACCTGTACTCGCGCACCATGGAATTCGACGCCGAGTTCGCGCAGGCGCTTGCGCTTGCCGATGCCGCCGTTGTACTCGACATCTACGGTGCCCGCGAGCAACCCGTGGAAGGCATTACCTCCCGCATTATCACCAATAAGATGCCGGAGGAGATGGAGGTTATCTTTGAACCAGACTTTTCCGCCGCGGCCAAGGACGTGGTCTCCATCGCACAGCCGGGCGATATCATCTTGACCATCGGCGCCGGTTCCATCACCCTTGTTGCCGCGGAAATCCTCGATGAATTGCGGGCCCACTAG
- a CDS encoding cell division protein FtsQ/DivIB, with translation MRVSKKLIFGIVGGLLALVLVVGAAVWALPIFKVKNFEVEGVHQLDSAQVQEAAGVPEGENLLRVDAHEAASGVASLDWADSVTVSRDLPSTLTISVQEHKPVAFVKRDDTTYLIDDKGEEFTSAEPPEGAVELTGDIDSGSTEAQDAVAAIAALSDDVRHQVATLEVTDSYSLQFTMKDDRRIFWGASDKNNDDKARAFATVLKMEGREWNISNPELVTTRG, from the coding sequence GTGCGGGTGTCGAAGAAGCTCATTTTCGGCATCGTTGGCGGCCTGCTCGCCCTCGTGCTGGTGGTGGGCGCCGCGGTATGGGCGTTGCCCATTTTCAAGGTGAAAAACTTTGAGGTCGAGGGCGTGCACCAGCTCGATTCCGCCCAGGTCCAGGAGGCCGCGGGCGTGCCCGAGGGCGAAAACCTCTTGCGGGTGGATGCACACGAGGCCGCCAGTGGCGTTGCCAGCCTGGACTGGGCGGATTCGGTGACGGTTTCGCGCGACCTGCCATCGACCTTGACCATCTCTGTGCAGGAACATAAACCCGTCGCCTTCGTGAAGCGAGATGACACCACCTACCTCATCGATGACAAGGGCGAGGAATTTACCTCCGCCGAGCCGCCCGAAGGTGCGGTGGAACTTACCGGGGACATCGACAGTGGCTCCACCGAGGCCCAAGACGCGGTAGCTGCCATCGCCGCGCTTTCCGATGACGTGCGCCACCAAGTCGCCACCCTCGAAGTCACCGATTCCTACTCACTGCAGTTCACCATGAAGGATGATCGCCGCATTTTCTGGGGTGCGAGCGATAAAAATAACGACGATAAGGCCCGCGCCTTCGCCACCGTGCTGAAGATGGAGGGCCGAGAATGGAATATCTCTAACCCCGAACTGGTCACTACCCGCGGATAG
- the ftsZ gene encoding cell division protein FtsZ, translating into MISSNNNLADIKVVGVGGGGVNAVNRMIEEGLKGVQFVAINTDSQALIFSDADTKLDIGREATRGLGAGANPEVGKTSAEDHKSEIEDALQGSDMVFVTAGEGGGTGTGAAPVVASIAKKMGALTVGVVXRPFKFEGARRTRQAMAGIEELREVCDTLIVIPNDRLMQLGGEELSIVEAFRAADEVLHNGVQGITNLITIPGMINVDFADVRSVMSDAGSALMGIGSARGDNRAMTAAEQAINSPLLESTMEGAKGVLLSIAGGSDLGLHEVNSAASMVEERADEDVNLIFGTIIDDTLGDEIRITIIATGFDAEANAAQAASSQRAPEQRKPGSLFDNRDRESGNSATPAPTQPAADDYAPRHSYEPRAGQDRGVEERRADERRVDDRRYDDRRVEERRPEERRSESGGLFTNSDRFREERREDYRLSRPSQRRDDDGDDDLDVPSFMR; encoded by the coding sequence ATGATCTCTTCCAACAACAATCTCGCGGATATCAAGGTCGTCGGCGTCGGCGGTGGCGGCGTCAACGCCGTGAACCGCATGATCGAAGAAGGCTTAAAGGGCGTCCAATTCGTCGCCATAAACACCGACTCCCAGGCGCTGATTTTCTCCGATGCCGATACCAAGCTCGACATCGGCCGCGAGGCCACCCGCGGATTGGGCGCAGGCGCTAACCCTGAGGTGGGCAAGACCTCCGCGGAAGACCACAAGTCCGAAATCGAGGACGCCTTGCAGGGCTCCGATATGGTCTTCGTTACCGCCGGCGAGGGCGGCGGCACCGGTACGGGCGCTGCACCCGTAGTCGCTTCCATCGCGAAGAAGATGGGCGCGCTGACCGTGGGCGTTGTCMCCCGCCCCTTCAAGTTCGAGGGCGCGCGCCGTACCCGCCAGGCCATGGCCGGCATCGAGGAGCTGCGCGAGGTTTGCGATACCCTCATCGTTATTCCAAATGACCGCCTGATGCAGCTCGGTGGGGAAGAGCTTTCCATCGTGGAAGCCTTCCGCGCGGCCGATGAGGTTCTGCACAATGGTGTCCAGGGTATTACCAACCTGATCACCATCCCGGGCATGATCAACGTCGACTTTGCTGACGTTCGCTCCGTCATGTCTGATGCCGGCTCCGCCCTGATGGGCATCGGCTCCGCACGGGGCGATAACCGCGCCATGACTGCCGCCGAGCAGGCCATCAATTCGCCGCTATTGGAATCCACGATGGAAGGCGCCAAGGGCGTGCTGCTGTCCATCGCCGGCGGCTCTGACCTGGGCCTGCACGAGGTTAACTCCGCGGCCTCCATGGTCGAAGAGCGTGCCGACGAAGACGTCAACCTCATCTTCGGCACCATCATCGATGACACCTTGGGCGATGAAATCCGCATCACCATCATCGCCACCGGTTTCGATGCCGAGGCCAATGCCGCCCAGGCAGCATCTTCACAGCGTGCTCCCGAGCAGCGCAAGCCCGGCTCGCTCTTTGATAACCGCGACCGCGAGTCCGGCAACTCCGCCACCCCGGCACCTACCCAACCCGCCGCCGATGACTACGCACCGCGCCACTCCTATGAGCCGCGCGCCGGCCAGGACCGTGGCGTAGAAGAACGCCGCGCTGATGAGCGCCGCGTGGACGATCGCCGCTACGACGACCGCCGCGTGGAAGAACGCCGCCCCGAGGAGCGCCGCAGCGAGTCTGGCGGCCTGTTCACCAACTCCGATCGCTTCCGCGAGGAGCGTCGCGAAGACTACCGCCTGTCTCGGCCAAGTCAGCGCCGCGATGATGATGGCGATGATGATCTCGATGTGCCGTCCTTCATGCGCTAA
- the pgeF gene encoding peptidoglycan editing factor PgeF: protein MPVNEEHRTSRPVHMVFTSRAGGASAYPYESFNLGGHVGDEPANVAANRERLLRVTGLENIVWMEQLHTNTVTVIDGPRDTPVPATDAVVTTQRRLGLGVLVADCTPVLLVDVPAGVIAAVHAGRLGARNGIVVNTVREMQKLGAQPERIQVVMGPAASGKSYEVPEEMANDVERRLPGSKCKTSKGTWGIDVRAGLIRQLMGLGITNIDSDPRCTIEDTDFFSYRREGTTGRQAGVIWLEANHE from the coding sequence ATGCCAGTAAACGAGGAACATCGCACCAGCCGCCCCGTCCACATGGTTTTTACCAGCCGTGCAGGCGGGGCGTCTGCATATCCATATGAGTCTTTCAATCTTGGCGGGCACGTCGGCGACGAACCAGCCAACGTCGCGGCCAACCGCGAGCGCCTCCTGCGCGTGACCGGGCTCGAGAATATCGTGTGGATGGAACAGCTCCACACCAATACGGTCACCGTCATCGACGGCCCGCGCGATACCCCGGTTCCAGCCACGGATGCGGTGGTGACCACGCAGCGCCGGCTTGGCCTCGGCGTCCTCGTCGCCGATTGCACGCCCGTGCTGCTTGTCGATGTCCCCGCCGGCGTCATCGCCGCCGTGCACGCCGGCCGGCTCGGCGCCCGCAACGGCATCGTGGTCAATACCGTGCGCGAGATGCAGAAACTAGGCGCTCAGCCGGAGCGAATCCAGGTGGTCATGGGCCCGGCCGCATCTGGGAAAAGCTACGAGGTTCCGGAAGAAATGGCCAACGATGTCGAACGGCGCCTTCCCGGCTCGAAGTGCAAGACCTCGAAAGGGACGTGGGGCATCGACGTGCGCGCTGGGCTTATCCGCCAATTGATGGGCCTGGGCATTACCAATATCGATTCTGATCCGCGCTGCACCATTGAGGACACGGATTTCTTTTCTTATCGCCGCGAAGGAACCACTGGCCGCCAGGCCGGTGTGATTTGGTTGGAGGCTAATCATGAGTAA
- a CDS encoding YggS family pyridoxal phosphate-dependent enzyme, whose protein sequence is MSNRKQELADNLAATKEHISAIAAEHERPAPQLLVVTKFHPAEDIALLAELGVEDVAENREQEARAKAQELEQLRFHMIGQIQTKKANHVARWATSVHSVDSVKLANALDRGVSLAKERGQRENNLPIFIQVSADGDTSRGGVIREELDEVIESVEAAEHLEFAGLMVVPPLDADAREVFSTVRADVDRLSERLGRQLKLSAGMSADMDAAIAAGTDIVRVGTSIMGKRPVG, encoded by the coding sequence ATGAGTAACCGGAAACAAGAACTGGCAGATAACCTCGCCGCAACAAAGGAACACATTAGCGCCATCGCCGCCGAGCATGAGCGCCCGGCACCGCAATTGCTGGTCGTGACCAAGTTCCATCCCGCAGAGGACATCGCCCTTTTGGCTGAGCTCGGGGTGGAAGACGTCGCGGAAAACCGCGAGCAAGAAGCCCGGGCAAAGGCACAGGAGCTAGAGCAGCTGCGCTTTCACATGATTGGCCAGATTCAAACCAAGAAGGCCAACCACGTCGCGCGGTGGGCTACTAGTGTGCATTCGGTGGATTCGGTGAAGCTGGCCAACGCGCTGGACCGCGGCGTGAGCCTGGCAAAAGAACGCGGCCAGCGAGAGAACAACCTCCCAATATTCATTCAGGTTTCTGCCGATGGCGATACGTCGCGCGGGGGAGTAATCCGCGAGGAATTGGATGAGGTGATCGAGTCCGTCGAGGCGGCGGAGCACCTAGAATTCGCCGGGCTCATGGTGGTTCCTCCTCTCGATGCCGATGCGCGGGAAGTATTTTCCACGGTGCGCGCAGACGTGGATCGCCTGTCCGAACGCCTTGGCCGGCAGCTCAAACTATCAGCCGGGATGAGTGCAGATATGGATGCGGCGATTGCTGCGGGCACCGATATTGTGCGTGTCGGAACCAGCATCATGGGAAAGCGCCCAGTAGGTTAA
- a CDS encoding cell division protein SepF, which yields MSFIDRTKNFFGLGPMDFEEDDAYYNDEPRYAGNGAATSAAYAPRRAPQAYEPTPAPAPVEEKFVPTIVAISLTSFNDAAKVGEPFRDGDAVVFELTDAERGTAKRFIDFAAGLCFGLEGRMLNLSKGMDTQRKVFAVVPKSADIAKPELERAAGLR from the coding sequence ATGTCATTCATTGATAGGACGAAGAATTTCTTCGGGCTTGGTCCGATGGATTTCGAAGAAGACGACGCCTACTACAACGACGAGCCGCGTTACGCGGGCAACGGAGCTGCCACTTCTGCGGCCTACGCCCCACGCCGCGCCCCGCAGGCCTATGAGCCAACCCCAGCGCCTGCGCCCGTCGAGGAGAAGTTCGTTCCGACTATCGTGGCAATCTCCTTGACCTCGTTCAACGATGCCGCCAAGGTGGGCGAACCCTTCCGCGATGGCGATGCAGTGGTCTTTGAGCTTACCGATGCCGAGCGCGGAACCGCCAAGCGCTTCATCGACTTCGCCGCAGGCCTCTGCTTCGGCCTGGAAGGCCGCATGCTCAACCTGTCGAAGGGCATGGACACCCAGCGCAAGGTATTCGCCGTCGTGCCTAAGTCCGCTGATATTGCCAAGCCTGAACTAGAGCGCGCCGCCGGTCTGCGCTAG
- a CDS encoding YggT family protein — protein MTEIGIILIFLVRVYTWVLIARIIIEMIQSFSRQFNPPRWFMIIAEPLFAITDPPVKALRRVIPPLQMGGIALDVSVLVLFFILSFLTLFLQVIFL, from the coding sequence GTGACTGAAATTGGAATTATTCTCATCTTCTTGGTGAGGGTTTATACATGGGTATTGATCGCCCGGATTATTATTGAGATGATTCAATCTTTCTCGCGGCAATTCAACCCGCCGCGCTGGTTCATGATCATCGCTGAGCCCCTTTTCGCCATCACGGATCCGCCGGTCAAGGCGCTGCGCCGGGTCATTCCTCCGCTGCAGATGGGTGGAATCGCGCTAGATGTTTCCGTCTTAGTGCTGTTTTTCATCCTGTCGTTCCTGACGCTTTTCCTGCAGGTAATTTTCTTGTAG